In the Hermetia illucens chromosome 1, iHerIll2.2.curated.20191125, whole genome shotgun sequence genome, CGTACATACGAATGTCATAAGTTTTTccaatatgtacacatatatttCACAAAAATCTAGCATACGGAAACGTTCAAAAGAGTCTAGCTGCAAGGGGAAAAGTTGTCATCATCTACATTCAATAATACACACTGTACAGGTAAATTTCGGGAATGAAAGAAAACAAACACAGATATATTTCGGAAAAACGGCAGGAAATACATTTgattatttccaaaatcaagTATAAAGTAGCGTGCGCAATATATAGTGGATCTTGGGATATCAGAGAGAGTAACGCTCGGCAGTAATATTATTTTTTCGTCGGCGATCGTATATGTTATCACacagtggagcaattatagaggtatcacgttgctgagtaccatatataagatattctccactatcttgctaggccggatagccccatacgcccagaacatcattggcccataccaaagaggcttcactccaggcaaatcagcaacagatcagtttttctctctgcggcaagtgatggaaaaactgttggaatatggacaacagttgcaccatctgttcatcgactttaaagccgcctatgatagcatagccagggtagaactgtacacggccatgagagaattcggtatcccgacgaaattaataagactgactaggctgaccctgaccaatgtgcgaggccagataaaagcagcaggatcactctcaagaccactcgacatcaacaacggtctacgacaaggggatgcgctatcatgcgtcctctttaacctggccctcgagaaagtgatccgtgatgctgaggtaaatgcgaggggtacgatcctcttcaagtccacccaactactggcctatgctgacgatatcgacatcatgggaagaaccacccgagacgtacaaactgccttcatccagatcgagcaggcggcgcgagatcttgggctgcacatcaatgaaggcaagacaaaatatatggtggcaacgtcagcaccgaagacgaatcaaccaacaacatcaaagcgcactggtcaaacacaagcacgaacaagaataaggataggggaatacaactttgagaccgttgagaatttctcctatctagggtcgaaaatcacaaccgataacaactacgatgatgaaatccgcgcacggttgttgtcaaccaacagagcctatttcagcttacaaagactgttccgttcgaaacgtctcaccatagggttagctcttactgtacaagactatgatcttgccagtcctcatgtattcctcggaaacttggcttcttagcaagaaaaattgcgaactcttggccgcgttcgagagaagaatcctccgaagaatttttggccggatggacgatggacgattccgtagcctacacaatgacgaaatctatgagcgataccatgaccgtccggttgtggataaaatccggctcaataggttacggtgggcgggtcacttaatccgtatggatgaagatgatcccacccggaaagtctataagggcaatatctatggtaggaaaagaagacgaggcagaccctgcctaagatggagcgatggagcgatggcgtgggccaggacgccagacagcttttagggatatcgaattggtggacctcggcgcaaaaccgggatgtctggagttccttattaaggcaggcctagaccggataccggttgttgcgccgttgatgatgatgatgatgattactggATGTTATATACGTGTGTATTATAGTATCTTTGCGGTTTGAATATATCGGATCCGATAAGTCTATATTCTTGTTGCCctactgaaaatgaaaatgagaatATATATAAAATCATATGCTTCCAGTGGATACTCTTTTCCAAATCATTTGTACGCTTAACCATCCAGTGATTTTTACGCGAAAGTAGAATCCGCCATATGCATTGTGCATGATAAAATGCTTGCATAAATAGAACAGCTGACATATACTTACTCAAATGATATCATCACATTCCAGGAAGGAAtagtttttccacttctgtcaTTTTTTTGCAAAGTTAAATAAAGTTCTTGCTTTGcactattaccatattttgtccCAGACACTCATTCACTACAAAGTGGACTGATATGGGATACTCATTGTTTGAAGCAATTTACTGTTCACTCTTATCACCATTGCGTCCGGAATTAATCAAAAAGTCGTCAATTTTTTTAAGACTTTCGAACAAAagtgaagaaaaatatttttcgcaaGGGAAAGTGAGTTCAAGCTTTAAAGAGTTTTGCGCCCTGCAGCAGCCGATACCGCAGCTCTCACAAACATAACAAAATTCCATCAAAATCGTGGTACTAATTCTTCACATTCTAGAATATTAGGAACCTTATCTTAAATTAAATCTGAATTGGCTCTTATGAAAGGGCGTGGTGTCATTTGGATGACGATTTCAATCagataataataaatacaaTGAACAAAATTTTTCTCGTGTACAAATCACTTTGAACCACTTGTTAGATTCTACATATGGGCCTGCAAGTGAATATGAATAATTTTAGCGCAAGATTGTCTTGAAACATAACTTCACTTGCCGGTGTTCCATGACTCGCATAGATGATCCGTTCCGTCATtgttatcaaggaaaatacaagTTTAGCTTCCACTACTACttaaggataaaataaaacgtCCAAATGTTACTCATCCGTAAACGAATGTTCTATTTCAGTGTTATTACGCTTCTTATTCTCTAGAATTTTTGTAGCTTGCTCTAAAGTTTCATGATAGAAAAGGGTGTTCTTTTCACCAGGCAGCGAATACTTCGATTCTTCATGGTGCCATGTCAGCCCCAGCACTATATTAAAAGCTGATACATCATAAGCGTGACATCCCGAATAACGATACTGCGGTTTCTTGTTATATTTACATCCAGCGGACTGTGCTCCTGAAAATAGTAATTTGCAATGCACAAGTTTCTCGGAGTTTCTAGTCTGCACACTTCAAATTACTCACCTATTGGATCGATACATTCGAGCGTAAGTGTACATTTTATCCACGGTAGCATTATTTTCCTATTGACGACGTGCGAGTCGGTGAAAAAAACCGAATCCAGTGTAACCATTCTTACGAAGAGAAAGCTGTTTGAGTCCGTTTCAAAATAATCAAACATTTTCGGATGTGTTCTTGTAGAAACTGCTTTCGCTATTGTCCAACCTAAAACACCGTGTGATTTTGACTTTATTTCGTTGAATTCGCGACTGCTGCCTTTTATACGAATGCTGTTTTCGGCAAAAAGTATGGATTTCGAACGAGTTAATGCATCCTTTATAATCAAGGGGCGATATGCGTGCATGCGTTCGTCAGcaacatgtgatgggaaaggCGATAAGTCGTACGGAATCACAGAACACTTAGAATTATTGCAAAAGGCAGACAAAGAATGTGCATCGTCTTCAGACAGACCTAAATCGTATATTAAAAAGTATTCTAAAGGAAATTTCGCCGCTATATTTTGGGATAAAAGAATTGCAGATGCTGCCTGCCCACTTCTGACATATGTTACAATTGAAAAATTCGCCTTCGTTCCATTATATATAGGAGCATTAAATCCAAGTAAAGATAGATATTTCGAGTCAACATTAAGTTTTTTTTCCTGTGTCGCGCGGAAGTTTTCCTGAggagaaagaaaaattgaacaTCGTGAATTGAAATTGTGTTTAGACTGATTATCAATAAGGGTTGTTCATATGACTCTCTTTCTGCTGCTGTTAAGCAGGGTAGCATAAATAGAACAAACTGCTTAAAATCCAAATAGTTAATTTATCTTGCTTTTTATGTAAAAGGTAGCGCGGTTTGCTAACAAGTATATAAGTGAAATCCTttactgaaaattttcaaaataaaagcaATGAAAAACGGGAATCAAAACTTAAGTCAAATTTGCAAAAAGTTGCTCGTCAATTACGTAAAATACAACATCCAATTAAGACGAcactttttttcctcagattctGCCGACAAGATTGTCCTTATTTGCTAACTCGCGCTAGAATGAGATTGCAGTGGTAACGATAATATATCTTTGATTTGTCAAATAGTTACCTGCAATTCCTTTAGTTGCATATGTGTTTGCGAAACAATGTTTTTCAGAGAGTCATTTTGCGGCCCAGCTGGACTGAGAATGATGAAAATGAGACTAGTTAAAATGATCGCAAACAAAATAAGTAGTAGATTTTTTGTTCGCATGATTAGGACTCAGATACTGGCTGATTTTGTGATTCTTCATTGCAGGCATTTCTCCCTAGCGGAATTTCCAATGTGCACATATTTCTTCAATCGTTCCATACTAAGCTTGTGGACTTTTGCCGGAACATAGGCCGAACGTTGGCGAAAAGGTAATAACAAGTGCAAACAACTGAAGCTACACTTTGAATGAATCACTCGTGGGGCACATTCACAAGGCCATAAAGGAAATGTACGAATATGCGAATACTGGTGTTGTTTCTCTAATTGACAGCAGAATTATAATTGCCGGATTTAAACTAGAAATTGCTTGTTACGATGTTGCACGACCACTGATTGGCTTATCTGCATGGAACACCCGCGGCTGTGATTTCGATGCAATCCAAATAATTCACTCCAGTTGCACTTTTGTCAAACTATGCCGATCTGTCAAACATTACACAAACACCGCAACACCGCAGGCAGTCAGTTTGAGAAGCCCTGTTCGTGGGTGCACTACCCGTGCGATGTTATCACATTCAAATTTCAGCtgcaaacaaatatttaaaattgccCCACTGGCGTACGTACGCAAATCTGATCCCATGTGATCCATTGTTTGACTGCGTCTAGCAAGCGATTGAACCAATAATGAAGGTTGAGCGCATTCGTTATTAAttgattcaaacagttttttatTACATAGACACATAAACCCAGTACGAGCTAAATCGGCCAAAGCGACGGCATTTTATGGACTGCCAAACTAAAAACTGCCCTTGACTAGGCGTTTTATGTGCCCGTTTCTCGCTTTCCAATTGATTTCATTATTCATAGATGCGGTGATCCGAGAGTGCACTTTCCGCGACATGGCTACGATGTCGGCGTTACGGAGTTTAGTACTGGTAAGTGATAAAAGAATGAAATTTAATTGGGGAAGGCAGGTTAGCATGACTTCATTTGTAAATGTTATTTCACTTcacttatatttttttcaagataTAAAAAATCTTCGCACTATCTGGTAATTTTAACCTTCAACATAATAATAATGTCCAATTGTTGTGTTGTACGGAATTGCTTTCTAAAGAATCAATTAGGTTAACTTGCAGAGCTAACatagaaaatataatttgaacGAGGGAAGCCGTAGTAAGAAGTGGATGTTGGCAACATCATTCAAGTTGAAGAGTATATTTCTATTCACCACGCATTTTACGCAGGCAACTGCTTTCCAGGAAAATAGACCACGATCATGTTGGCGAAATAGCAGTCATAAATAGATGAAAATAATTCTTGGAAGTGCTGCTAAATGGTGAAAGCACTCAGGTTATACAAGATGCACGCTAGGAACAACTACACCACAGGATATAAGGTGTCATATGATCACTTAAAATAATAATGATCCAAAGTCCAGACAACATATGTATTGCTAACATGCTCTAAATAGGGAATAGCTATGTCTACGCGGCAGTGatacaattttcaaaatgtttttcaGCTCGCTCTAGGTCCTACCGGGAAACTAaacatctttaatttgatattgatTTTGAGGAAGAAGACtacatataaaagaaaaaattcaaGTATTTAGGGGGATCAATGAACTTCACTATATGTTATACGGTTGAGAACCGTGCTTATCAACATAGATGAGGATCGACCGCTAATGTCCCTGACCCGGCTATCTGAAAAATCGCGACCATCGGCAAGTTCTCGGTATGCGGTATATTATAACGAAACCATTATTATTTGCGGCTGCTTTTGTCTCCTTGACAAGCACAATGGCAAAGTCTTTTTTGTCACTGTATGTACACACTACACTTTTCGAGGTTTACCACAGTACCCCAGCTCAAAAGTATTACGTTTGCTGGCCCTTCGTTCCTTACAATCGTCGATCCCCTTCCGAGTTTCGGTAATTAGCAAGATCTTATGTGCCGCTTCGGGAGGTGGTCACCAATTTGACTTCTACTAGAGAAAAGGGCGCTTTGATAGCGATCCAGTGCTCAAAAATATTTGGCGAGCTGTTTAACATGTTTGCTGTCCGGTCAACAAGATAATTTTCTCACTATCGAACGACAGCCTGGTGTTGACCTTGGAAGTTCGAGGCCTTCCACACCTACGAGAAGATGCAGACGAAATAGGCAATTACAACTCCTCCTTTGTTTTGTACATCCAGCATACAACTCATAGACTACGATTTAATTAGATGTATAttgccggtcagttgaaaccaaatTGACCTCATGACAAAGACTGTGGTCGAATAGGGTGCCTGCAATGACAAGGCGGCCAAGGCTGCAAAATGCCGTAAACCTTTCATCACTGTCATTATGGTCCCCAGcacggtgtttccccatcacaattCCGAGCAAATTGTTAGCAAAGCACAGTCTCAATATTAAGGAAGTTGGTGCATAACACCAGACTATTTAGATATTTCTCACTCTGAGCCGGAATCTCATGGTTAATATTCTACTTGATAGCGGTTTCCAGGATATGGTAAGTATTAATCCGACACATGATTCATATTTACTTCCAGCAGACTTCCTAGGGTACGATAGAATGGTACGGCAAAGTGGAGATGAGAATCCCACCATCCTACCTCGTTTAACTCGAGAAGGTTTACCGTGTATCGACAAAATTCTCGTTGAATTTCAAATAAGCGAGCAAGTCGAAGAACGATCGTGCATTCGTCATGTCAGCAGAACACAGAGTTTCTGGTTTAATATAGTTGTAGGCTTTAGAAATGTCAAAGACGCGATTTTTATACATGCCTCGGAAGTAAATATTCTCAAGAATATTGGGTTAAAACTTCAGAAAGATTCAGGCAATATTATCATAGTTATGTTCGGCTAATGCGAGCGAATTCGTGTATACATTACACGCAGATCTATAAGACTTCGCCTCTTTGAATATCATTTTTTAAACAAGTCAGCGATAAATGGAAACTACTATATTACATTGTAATACtgcatttcaaaacaaaaatgatgGCCCCTTATTTTCCTTAATCGAGATTCTGAGCGTTAATAACGCATTGAATTTTGAAGCAGAATCGTCGGATAAAAACTTCTCTCAAAATCGCTTTGTTCATACGATGACAGTGATTTCCCCAAAACTCCTGTGCTGAGCCTCCTGCAATTTTCATCATTTATTGTAAACATGTAAATCTATCCTGTAAACCAGGAGTCGGAATTTAACCAATTTATTCAATGAAATTCCTAGTGTTGCACGTTTATTCGAATTATAATACCTCTTCCCACCTCCTCTACAAACTAGCTTGGATCGTTCAAGCATGTTGAAGAAAAACTAATTGAAACACTTCATGAAATTATGAAACAAGTATGGTATGGTACCATTGAGATGTACATATGAGTGCAGAATTGCGACAAACCAGAATCCGAAGACCGGGTTCTCTGAAGGAAAAGGTGGATGGATACAAGTGCTATAAGGCTTTTATAATGCCCAGCCAGACTTACCCAAAGACAACAAATATATGGTATACCAATCGAATAATAAATCGGCTATTTGTTCAATTATTCATGTGTtactaatttaaaaaaaatcgattttttaactAATTTGTACTGAACAACCATTTTCAATACAACGTTGAAACTATAGTCGCTACCCGCATTTTATCTATATATTCAAATACACAACTGCAAACGGCGGTATATTTTCTATGATCTCACATTATATAACAGTttatttctgcattttttcaagATCGTCCAATCCCTACCAAATTTAGCCAGGACTGATTGCAACTTCTAAAATAACTtcctttgaaataaaaaatcattACGATATATGAAAAAATGCTTTAATGTTCACAATGAAGACCCATGCCCTCAAATATTCGGTACGCTCTTGTATCAAAAAGGATTTCAACGAAGGCCCACAGTAATATCCTTCCTAATCTACCGAAATAGATCATCATGGAGCTGAATTGTGTTTCCCACCATCAATGAAGCCATACGTGCTGttgaaaactgaagaaaataaaCTATCCGTTTGATATTATAccgattttgaaaaatgtttattcagatatatatagatatatatttaataaatatattttaacatATATATCTTCATTGATTTACAATTAAAATTTCGTAAAAACTTAAGaccaaactttctaaaaaagTTGAAtctatgcaatatttctatgtATCACAGAGTTTACTTATATTGTAATCTAGCGCTAATATAAGAACTAAATGTTATTTCATCTGAAATCAAATCACTGAAGTGATTTTCATGAAATGAATACATTTTTCCTTAAAATAAACATATAAAGTTGCAATAACTTACAGAAAAGTAAAAAATCTTTATGTATTCTGGGCAATAAGTACTTACTATCTACAAATAgcttggcttaaaaatcatcttATTTCTACGGAAAATGTTAAAAAGGCACTTTAATTTTATACACTCTTCGATCCTATTTGAAAATATCAAAAGCGttgaacttttatttttcattcgcCGCACATATTTGCAATTTTTAAACCCGTAATATATTTTCTATAAGAACTTGATAAAACGGGAGAATAAGGCACAAATTGAAGTAACACAAGTGATTGCTTTGTTTTTCCACTTTAAAATCTCGTAATCGTAAAATCAAACTGTTGTTTCACTTCGATGTAAAGGTTGCAATTCGCGTTGAAGGTCGTTATAATATTCATGATCGGAACTAGTTTGTTCTCCTTCGCTTGATAATACTGGGATGCCAATTGTTTGTGTTGGCACTGCACTATCTGTATCACTGGGTCCTGGGCCAGAGCTCATTAGATACTCTGGATTATCGATACTCGCTGGAACACCTATCAAGTCCATGTAGCCGCTTGGTGCTGAATTCCCATTGGTTGGTTGGCATGTAGGCATCAGATAGTCATCCTCATCTAATGGTAAATCTAAATGCAGGTTTCCGATACCAACTTTACGATAATTGGAGTCGGTTTCATCATCACCGGATGACGTTCTGTTTAAAGAAACACTACAATATCTAAGCGATTTAGGGAGCGATTCAGATTGCTGCTGGCAACTGGGGCCTGGTTGAACTTTTGGCTGCAGATAATCTTCATTTTCAGCTTGTGGTTCTTGGTTATAAAAAGGTGAAGAAAGTCTTCGTATCAAATCTTTTTCATCCTGACTAGTATATGGAGGAAGCCTGGTGAACTTGTCACCAGGAATAACTAAGTATCGTCCCGGGTCTCGCGCATAATCAGCAAATGTATCGACCAATTGTTTGAATGAAGGCCGCATTTCCGGTTCTAGATGCCAACATTGCAGCAACGTGCAATATACATCAAGTGAACAAATTTCGGGCTGTTCTAGTTTTGCTCCACTTTCAATCAGATCGGGTATATCCTTGGCAGGAACGTTTTCGTGAGGTCGTTGACCAAATGTGAGGAGCTCCCAAATCGTCACACCGAAAGCCCAAACATCTGATTTACTCGTAAATATGCGATGTCGAATGCATTCTAATGCCAACCATTTAATTGGCATTTTCCCACCTGCAGCTTTATATTCGTTTGTCTCCGCGAGCAATTTTGCTAATCCGAAATCAGTGATTTTCACGAATGACGGCGTTTGTACTAGAACATTACGAGCTGCTAAATCCCTGTGAACAAGTCTCCTCTCTTCCAAGTAAGCCATTCCACGTGCAATTTGAGCAGACCAATTTAAAAGCGCTTTAGAGCCGATGTTATTCTTCTTTTCTCTGACATAGTTAAAAAGGCTCCCAAGAGGCATCAGCTGTGTAACCAACATCATTTGGGATGCCATGCAAACTGCAAgtaatttcaccaaatttggatgTTCAACTGATGCCATTATATAGGCTTCGGCTAGAAATTCTTTACTCGACTCGAATCCCGATTCATTGAGAAGTTCTTTTATAGCAACTGGAATCTTGACATTCTCTCCTTCTGGGACCCAGACACCTTTGAATACTTTACCGAAAGCACCTGTACCTAATATGTTACTTTTACTCAACTCCGACTCTTTTATAATACGTAGTTTATTTAAATTAGGAGCGATGTTTGTCGGCCGAAGTGGCTCTGCATCCTCGCAACCTACTATTTGTTTAGACATCTTAACTGCCTCCTTTTTTGCTCTAGTTTTTTGTCGACAGTGATAAATCAGAGCAACCATTACCACCAGAAGCCCTAATAATAGCGCTAGCATACCGATCAAAATCATCGATGACTTCGCGGTGGCACCTTGCACCAATCCCTCCATTTCAGCGGCACAATATGGCCTATCCGAATAAGGAACTGTATTCACATGAGGGTAGTTGGGTGGGCATTTATCAGTGCAATTGAAGGCAGTTGTGTTATCGGGGTGATTTTCTCCGTCTAGAAATAGCTTATATGTGCGACATGAAATACAGTTATCTGGTCCTGGACCATAGCAGCCTTGACATTCTTTATGACATTCAAAACATTCTTGCTTCTCTTCATCGGCATAATAATTCATAGGACATTCATCCTCACACTGTTCTCCTCTTTTATATCCTGCACACTTTAGACAAACTGATTCGTGAAATCCATAACCTTTGCAAACCTTGCATCTTGGATGACATTTCCTGCATAAAATTTTCCCAGCTAATGCTTTCAATGCGTTGGTTTGTTCTTGAGACATAAAATATTCGAAGTAATAACCGATAGGGCAGCTTTCATTCTTCCCTAAACACCTTCCGATGCTAGCGTCGTCATTTATAATCGCTTTTTCACATGTAATACAGCCATCATGCGCAATAGTATTCCGAGGTCCTGTACAACCATTACATACGTCACTGCATGGTCGGCAGATTCCGTTATCTGAATATTTTGTTTCAGGGCACTTTGCTAAACAGATGTGACCGTCTCTTACATGACGACATTGCGTACAATTATCTGGTCCAGGTCCAATACATGATTTACATTCTCGATGACAAGTTTTGCAGGTCTTTGAATCTGCGTGGTAAGCACtggtaaagaaaaaataattgaaaatatatattttcacgACAAAAAATCTACATACTTTACTATGCTGTCACAACTGGCTATACATGTCCCGTTGTATTTATAATTCTTGCATTCCAGACATTGATCTGGTCCAGCACCCCAACAGCCAGAACTGTCACATTGTTCAGAGCAAATAAAATTGTCTTTTCCTGcaaatggaaaatatatttatgattattttaataaagtttacgTTGCACTTTAAGTTTAGTTTCCCTGGCGTTCCAAAACACTTTCCGCGTGGCAATAAATCTCAATTAAACTGTGTTTAGTTTTGTATTATATTCTAAACAACtatctagctttagcctagcttaggctccaACTACTGACGGtttaaacttggatataatttccACCCTTGTCATGTTTTTGtgattatataaaggaacactttcggtcacgtttctcccaggccagaggtgaggcaacgtctaatGAGTAGCCTCTGCCttggatgaaaccgttagtctTTTATGTATTATACGATAAACACGATAGGCTTATCATCTAATTCGTTTTTCTACATGTTTATTCAACTGTATAAAATGTGGCTCAGAAAgttgttattttattatttaattaagcTTATCACTCAATTTAACAAGAAATAATAACATAAGCGGAGATCCGCCTAATTCAAAATGAACTCGTAAGATCGTAATAGAATGCTACCTTTATAAGATCTTAGTTAAATTTGTAAATAATCAATACTCACTGCACTCCTTTGGATCTCTGTTTTTAGCTATAACGTATCCGTGTTCTGAAGACTTTTGTATTTTAGACCAGTCGATTCCATCAGCATAAcaaatatttggattttcttgTATAACGACCGCTCCTGAGTTTATTCGTTTCAAAGATTTCAACTCTAAAGAAACCAGTGAAGATTTTACAACTGAGAATGAAGCAAAGTAATTTTCCATCAATTGGCGGCCATGAATAACCTCCAAGTTCCTAAAGTAAGATAGATTCTTGAAATCCGGGTGTTCGccttgaatatcaataaatccTGTAACTTCTTTCACTGTTGAAAACACTTCAAGCCTGTCTGGGTGCATTTTAACATAACGAGGGCCGAAGGAAAAATTTCTATACACCTCTTGATATCCAGCAAATGTTTGATCTAGAATTCGAATTGACCCATCAATAATAGTGCATCCTTTGAAGTCGTCAATATTTCCTGAATGAAGAATTGAATGAATTGGACATGTTTTGGGGCAGGGGCCGTTGCAGGGAACACATTCACCATCTTTTGCCATTTTCTTCGATGGGCATGTTCGGACGCAGGCCCCATTATCGCGTAGTAAGTGTTCT is a window encoding:
- the LOC119646963 gene encoding uncharacterized protein LOC119646963, yielding MRTKNLLLILFAIILTSLIFIILSPAGPQNDSLKNIVSQTHMQLKELQENFRATQEKKLNVDSKYLSLLGFNAPIYNGTKANFSIVTYVRSGQAASAILLSQNIAAKFPLEYFLIYDLGLSEDDAHSLSAFCNNSKCSVIPYDLSPFPSHVADERMHAYRPLIIKDALTRSKSILFAENSIRIKGSSREFNEIKSKSHGVLGWTIAKAVSTRTHPKMFDYFETDSNSFLFVRMVTLDSVFFTDSHVVNRKIMLPWIKCTLTLECIDPIGAQSAGCKYNKKPQYRYSGCHAYDVSAFNIVLGLTWHHEESKYSLPGEKNTLFYHETLEQATKILENKKRNNTEIEHSFTDE
- the LOC119646962 gene encoding epidermal growth factor receptor isoform X2, which encodes MDSWNSKQFFHLGIILAFLLPLGIGSEYMEHSDMKVCIGTNSRLSVPSNREHHYRNLRERFINCTYVDGNLELTWLQDKNLKLNFLEHIREVTGYILISHVDVEHIVLPKLQIIRGRTFFKLNVQEENFSLFVTHSQMHTLELPALRDILQGSVGLYNNFNLCHIKTIEWEEIMSDPEGKYKYVYNFTVPERECPKCDKQCERGCWGEGPHNCQKFSKLTCSPQCAQGRCFGPNPRECCHLFCAGGCTGPTQKDCLACRNFYDDGVCKQECPPMQRYNPITYLWEANPEGKYAYGATCVKSCPEHLLRDNGACVRTCPSKKMAKDGECVPCNGPCPKTCPIHSILHSGNIDDFKGCTIIDGSIRILDQTFAGYQEVYRNFSFGPRYVKMHPDRLEVFSTVKEVTGFIDIQGEHPDFKNLSYFRNLEVIHGRQLMENYFASFSVVKSSLVSLELKSLKRINSGAVVIQENPNICYADGIDWSKIQKSSEHGYVIAKNRDPKECRKDNFICSEQCDSSGCWGAGPDQCLECKNYKYNGTCIASCDSIVNAYHADSKTCKTCHRECKSCIGPGPDNCTQCRHVRDGHICLAKCPETKYSDNGICRPCSDVCNGCTGPRNTIAHDGCITCEKAIINDDASIGRCLGKNESCPIGYYFEYFMSQEQTNALKALAGKILCRKCHPRCKVCKGYGFHESVCLKCAGYKRGEQCEDECPMNYYADEEKQECFECHKECQGCYGPGPDNCISCRTYKLFLDGENHPDNTTAFNCTDKCPPNYPHVNTVPYSDRPYCAAEMEGLVQGATAKSSMILIGMLALLLGLLVVMVALIYHCRQKTRAKKEAVKMSKQIVGCEDAEPLRPTNIAPNLNKLRIIKESELSKSNILGTGAFGKVFKGVWVPEGENVKIPVAIKELLNESGFESSKEFLAEAYIMASVEHPNLVKLLAVCMASQMMLVTQLMPLGSLFNYVREKKNNIGSKALLNWSAQIARGMAYLEERRLVHRDLAARNVLVQTPSFVKITDFGLAKLLAETNEYKAAGGKMPIKWLALECIRHRIFTSKSDVWAFGVTIWELLTFGQRPHENVPAKDIPDLIESGAKLEQPEICSLDVYCTLLQCWHLEPEMRPSFKQLVDTFADYARDPGRYLVIPGDKFTRLPPYTSQDEKDLIRRLSSPFYNQEPQAENEDYLQPKVQPGPSCQQQSESLPKSLRYCSVSLNRTSSGDDETDSNYRKVGIGNLHLDLPLDEDDYLMPTCQPTNGNSAPSGYMDLIGVPASIDNPEYLMSSGPGPSDTDSAVPTQTIGIPVLSSEGEQTSSDHEYYNDLQRELQPLHRSETTV
- the LOC119646962 gene encoding epidermal growth factor receptor isoform X1 yields the protein MKLVLILGLLLLNLVVWSNQASEPSERNNGDRQIRNNEGKRRKELRGPQSSHPQEDNPTEFVKGKICIGTNSRLSVPSNREHHYRNLRERFINCTYVDGNLELTWLQDKNLKLNFLEHIREVTGYILISHVDVEHIVLPKLQIIRGRTFFKLNVQEENFSLFVTHSQMHTLELPALRDILQGSVGLYNNFNLCHIKTIEWEEIMSDPEGKYKYVYNFTVPERECPKCDKQCERGCWGEGPHNCQKFSKLTCSPQCAQGRCFGPNPRECCHLFCAGGCTGPTQKDCLACRNFYDDGVCKQECPPMQRYNPITYLWEANPEGKYAYGATCVKSCPEHLLRDNGACVRTCPSKKMAKDGECVPCNGPCPKTCPIHSILHSGNIDDFKGCTIIDGSIRILDQTFAGYQEVYRNFSFGPRYVKMHPDRLEVFSTVKEVTGFIDIQGEHPDFKNLSYFRNLEVIHGRQLMENYFASFSVVKSSLVSLELKSLKRINSGAVVIQENPNICYADGIDWSKIQKSSEHGYVIAKNRDPKECRKDNFICSEQCDSSGCWGAGPDQCLECKNYKYNGTCIASCDSIVNAYHADSKTCKTCHRECKSCIGPGPDNCTQCRHVRDGHICLAKCPETKYSDNGICRPCSDVCNGCTGPRNTIAHDGCITCEKAIINDDASIGRCLGKNESCPIGYYFEYFMSQEQTNALKALAGKILCRKCHPRCKVCKGYGFHESVCLKCAGYKRGEQCEDECPMNYYADEEKQECFECHKECQGCYGPGPDNCISCRTYKLFLDGENHPDNTTAFNCTDKCPPNYPHVNTVPYSDRPYCAAEMEGLVQGATAKSSMILIGMLALLLGLLVVMVALIYHCRQKTRAKKEAVKMSKQIVGCEDAEPLRPTNIAPNLNKLRIIKESELSKSNILGTGAFGKVFKGVWVPEGENVKIPVAIKELLNESGFESSKEFLAEAYIMASVEHPNLVKLLAVCMASQMMLVTQLMPLGSLFNYVREKKNNIGSKALLNWSAQIARGMAYLEERRLVHRDLAARNVLVQTPSFVKITDFGLAKLLAETNEYKAAGGKMPIKWLALECIRHRIFTSKSDVWAFGVTIWELLTFGQRPHENVPAKDIPDLIESGAKLEQPEICSLDVYCTLLQCWHLEPEMRPSFKQLVDTFADYARDPGRYLVIPGDKFTRLPPYTSQDEKDLIRRLSSPFYNQEPQAENEDYLQPKVQPGPSCQQQSESLPKSLRYCSVSLNRTSSGDDETDSNYRKVGIGNLHLDLPLDEDDYLMPTCQPTNGNSAPSGYMDLIGVPASIDNPEYLMSSGPGPSDTDSAVPTQTIGIPVLSSEGEQTSSDHEYYNDLQRELQPLHRSETTV